Part of the Candidatus Methylomirabilota bacterium genome is shown below.
GGGGGTTCATCCGCTCCCCCCATCCAGCGATCTCCACGCGACTACCAGAGGGGCCGCGAAATTACGAACAGGATTTTATAAAATGGCCCCAATCCTGTCAAGTCCAAACCCTTTTTTCTTGATGGGGGCTCTCCTTCGTGTTAGGCTTTCAATTTGAGTGGCTAGGGGGATTCCCAGGACAGTAACGGGAGGAGAACAGCGGATGAGATTGTTACGATGGGCAACGACCGAGCAAGCGTCCGGGGAAGAGGTGACTTCCGACAGCGGGCACCTAGGGGCTTCCGAGTCTAGTGAGAGGAACGCAGCGGTGTTCTCGTGGTCTTCATCGCCGTCACTCAAGAAGATCTATCAAGGCCTCGAGGAGCAACAGCGGATCATTGAGGAACTGAAAGGCTATCTGGAGGAGCGGCTCAGCCCGTTTCAGCGTCATCTAGGCGGGCAGCGCGTGAGTGTCGAAAACGCGCTGAAAACCCTCGAGCGTCGAATCAAGCCGTTACGGCAGTATATCCAGGGTGAGACGACGAATCTAGAGCGCGTCATGGCGCACCTCGAGACGGGTCTGCGAGACCATTTCGAGGCCTTTGAAGAGCTGCTCGGCAGTCAGAAGGACCTCCTTGATCAGGCGAATCAATACATCGAGGACCAGCCCCAACCGTTTCTCAAATATCTGGAGGACGGCCGGCGGGCCATCGAAATGATTTACGGGGACCTTGAGCAGCGGTTGGATGTTTTCCTTCAGAATCTCACGGAGCAGCAGCAGATTCTCGACTCTCTCCGAGAGCCAGGGCTGACCTCCAAATACGAGGCCTTGGCAGAGTATCTGGAGGAGCGGCAGCAGGCCCTCGCCCAATTCTCCCGCGCAGTCGAGTATCGGCCGAAAGAGTTATTCGCCCAGCTAGACGAGGCGGCGGAACGTCACAAGCCCTCGCGTCAAGACCAGGACACGCTCTTTGCCAAGGTCTTCGAGCAGGCTCGCCTGGCCGACCAAAGGCTTCGGGAGGCAATGGCTGTTCCGGACTCTTCCCCTCCCAACCGTGACTTGGCTGTCCAGGACTCTGCCACCCCCTACCGTGACTTGATCCGTGGTCACGTAGTAAGTATAGACCGTGCTGATTCGAAGGACAGCGTGAGTGCGAATCAACCTGCTGAGCTTCGTGAAGAGGAAGAGCAGGCGGGCTAACGGGTCTTCTTACTTTTGCGCTGCCCTGTCGTCAACGCGATGAGGTATGTGCTGGTCTGGTCGGCTTGCTCCCTGAAGTCCCGGACCTGATGTAGCTTTGCCAGGAGCTCGGATTCGACTTGAGAGACCTCCTGTAGGAAGTGCGCATATTTCTCTCTGGCCGCCTGTCGAATGCGCTCCTGCATGCTGCAGAGCTTGGCTTGGAGCTCTGCAGGCGACATCGCGACCCTGTCGGTTGAGAATTCGCCGGCGAGTGCGTCCACTTCCTCCCGAAAAGTCGCGATGATTCCTTTGAGATCCTCCATCGCCTTCTCCAGCCGATCCATCCTTCTTCTCCCCAGAAATCTTGTCTGCCCTGGCCGGTGTGTGCTTTCCGAAGATATCACCATCCCTCTTGGAATGCCAAGACCTACTTCCCCGGCCAGCTGACGGCCACATAGACCGCGCTGGCGTATTGACAGGTCGGGGCGGCATTGACTCGCCACCCCCCCTTTGCTACAAGAGCAGCCTATGAGACAAATCCTCGAGTTATACCGCCCCTACCGTAAGGTCCTCCTCCTGGGCCTGGGCGCCATCATGCTCTCGAGTGGCTTTGGCCTCACTATCCCGTGGATCCTCAAAGAGGCTATCGATCGACTGAAGGAGCGGCCTGCGGGGACGACTCTCCTCCTCCTTGCCGCCGCGCTCATCCTCTTCACTGTCTTCCAGGGGACCTTCCGCTTCCTGGCCCGGATGATGATTGTGGGAACCTCTCGCCACATTGAGTACGACCTCCGCAACCAGCTGTACCGTCAATGGCTCCGCCTCGATAGTAGCTTTTACGACCGGGTCCCTTCCGGGGACCTCATGGCCCGGGCGACCCAGGATATGAGTGCCCTCCGCACCCTGTTGGGGGCGGGACCGCTGCACTTCTCCACGACCATCATCGTGGGGGTCTCTGCTGCGCTCTTGATGGCCCGCCTCGACCCCTGGCTTACCCTGTACGCTCTGGCCCCCTTCCCCATTCTCCTCTGGTCCCTCAAGGAACTCCGCCACCGGTTGGAGGCCCAACTACACCGAGGCCAAGAGCGGTACCAAGAGTTGTGTGGCCAGGTCCAGGAAGCGGTGGCAGGGATGCGCCTGATCAAGAGCTACACCTTAGGGCATCCGATGGTGGCGGCCTTCCGCGACAAAGGGGAGGAGTACCTGGCCGCGGAGATGCGTGTGGTACGGCTCGAAGGCATCTACTATCCCCTTACCAGCCTGGCTGGCGGGTTCGGTGTGGTCTGTGCCATCGCCATTGGCGGCCAACAGGTCATTGCAGGACAGATGACCCTCGGAGAGCTGGTTGCTTTTATGGGATACCTGGGAATGTTGATGTGGCCTACCATCGCCCTTGCCTGGGTCATGGGCCTGTGGCAGCGGGGAAAGGTGGCTTTCGAGCGGATCACCCAGACACTGGCCGAGGAGCCGGTAATTCGTGAACACCCCCAGCCGATCCACCCGGCCACCGTCCGGGGAGCAATCGAGGCTCGAGATCTCACCTTTCGTTACGGTAATGGAAGCAGCCCACCGGCCCTCACCAGTCTCTCCCTCTCGATACCCGCGGGAGCGACTGTCACGCTCGTGGGACCGAGCGGGGGTGGGAAGAGCACGTTCCTCAGCCTCCTTCCCCGTCTGCGGGAGCTGCCTGAGGGACAGCTCTTATTGGATGGGGTCGACGTCACCCGGCTCCCCATCTCCACGCTGAGGCAGAGCATCGGTTACGTCCCGCAAGAGGGTTTTCTCCTTTCCGACACCGTCTGGAACAACATCGCCTTCGGCCTCAAAGATCCCGAGGAGTCCCAGATTCGACGGGCGCTCTTTCTGGCCGGCCTCGAAGAGGAGATCGCAACCCTTCCCGATGGCCTCAACACCGTGGTCGGGGAACGGGGGATTACTCTGTCCGGCGGGCAACGGCAGCGAGTGACGATCGCCCGGGCCGTCGCGGCAGACCCCCGGATTCTGATTCTCGACGATGGCCTTTCCAGTCTCGATGCCGAGATCGAGCGAATAATCCTCGACCGCCTCCGGACCCATTTCCGGGGTCGAACGGTCCTGATGAGCACGCATCGCCTGACGAGCATCGACCGGGCCGACCTGATCTTCGTCCTTGACCGCGGACGGCTCGTGGAGCAGGGAAGACACGAGGAGCTGCTGGACCGAGCAGGGCTTTACGCGCACCTTTGGAACCGGTACCGACTGGTTCATAGTTCAGAGTTGAGGGTTGATAGTTGAAAGCTGAGAGTCGAGAGTGAGGCGATTTCGGATTTCGAATTGCGAATTTCGAATTTGAGAGAACCGCGGTTTACACCCGAAACCCGAAATCGTTCGACTGAGGGCCTCGACGGTGAGCTCGGCCGAACCGCTCACGACTCGAAGTCCCAAATTCGAAATTCCCCTGTCATCGGTCATCGGTGAACAGTGAACCGTGAACTGAGTGAGGGACGACGAGAAGCGACATGGTAGGGCTGCCGCAAGCGCATGAGGAGG
Proteins encoded:
- a CDS encoding ABC transporter ATP-binding protein — translated: MRQILELYRPYRKVLLLGLGAIMLSSGFGLTIPWILKEAIDRLKERPAGTTLLLLAAALILFTVFQGTFRFLARMMIVGTSRHIEYDLRNQLYRQWLRLDSSFYDRVPSGDLMARATQDMSALRTLLGAGPLHFSTTIIVGVSAALLMARLDPWLTLYALAPFPILLWSLKELRHRLEAQLHRGQERYQELCGQVQEAVAGMRLIKSYTLGHPMVAAFRDKGEEYLAAEMRVVRLEGIYYPLTSLAGGFGVVCAIAIGGQQVIAGQMTLGELVAFMGYLGMLMWPTIALAWVMGLWQRGKVAFERITQTLAEEPVIREHPQPIHPATVRGAIEARDLTFRYGNGSSPPALTSLSLSIPAGATVTLVGPSGGGKSTFLSLLPRLRELPEGQLLLDGVDVTRLPISTLRQSIGYVPQEGFLLSDTVWNNIAFGLKDPEESQIRRALFLAGLEEEIATLPDGLNTVVGERGITLSGGQRQRVTIARAVAADPRILILDDGLSSLDAEIERIILDRLRTHFRGRTVLMSTHRLTSIDRADLIFVLDRGRLVEQGRHEELLDRAGLYAHLWNRYRLVHSSELRVDS